From a region of the Chitinophaga caseinilytica genome:
- a CDS encoding cytochrome-c peroxidase, with amino-acid sequence MRPGLHHAIMLLLAGVVTVNACHSPDKPVGQTAVAEKKALPGLGTIDALPLTYRSPADNPSTTEKVELGRLLFYDPVLSGGKDVACATCHHPDFGYAESIDLSIGVNGNGLGEKRRFKDGNNIPFTKRNSQSLLNTAFNGIGPDGKYTPEAAPMFWDLRAKGLEEQAAMPVKTFEEMRGHDFGEDQIAEEVVKRINRIPQYRQLFKSAFPESNDITLTSITKALGAFQRSLTAVNSRFDQYMRGDRSALSQREVEGMQLFIQSGCARCHSGPMLSDFKPHVLGAPDNEKLPAPDSGIQRSYGFRTPTLRNLRFTRPYLHSGKLQTLNEVLFFYEDLHGKPLRNPHVDRSQLDPLAAAVRLEFKDINTIVEFLNTLNDPNYDKKVPASVPSGLPVGGNIK; translated from the coding sequence ATGCGCCCAGGCCTCCATCATGCAATAATGCTGCTCCTCGCCGGCGTTGTAACCGTCAACGCCTGCCATTCTCCCGACAAACCCGTCGGCCAAACCGCTGTTGCAGAAAAGAAAGCGCTCCCGGGCCTGGGAACCATCGATGCACTGCCGCTCACCTACCGCTCACCTGCCGACAACCCGTCTACCACCGAAAAAGTGGAGCTGGGACGGCTCCTGTTCTACGATCCCGTACTTTCAGGCGGCAAAGACGTGGCCTGTGCCACCTGCCATCATCCGGATTTCGGGTATGCGGAAAGTATCGACCTGTCGATCGGCGTAAACGGGAATGGCCTGGGGGAAAAACGGCGCTTCAAGGATGGCAACAACATCCCATTCACGAAACGCAATTCCCAATCGTTGCTCAATACGGCTTTCAACGGCATCGGGCCAGACGGGAAATATACGCCGGAAGCAGCCCCCATGTTCTGGGACCTCCGCGCAAAAGGCCTCGAAGAACAGGCTGCCATGCCGGTAAAGACTTTTGAAGAAATGCGCGGGCATGATTTCGGTGAAGATCAGATTGCGGAAGAAGTGGTAAAGCGCATCAACAGGATCCCGCAATACCGGCAGCTTTTCAAATCGGCGTTCCCCGAAAGCAACGACATCACGCTCACCAGCATCACCAAAGCCCTCGGTGCGTTCCAGCGTTCGCTTACGGCCGTGAATTCCCGGTTCGACCAGTACATGCGTGGCGACCGTTCCGCGCTTTCCCAACGGGAAGTGGAAGGCATGCAGCTCTTTATCCAATCCGGCTGCGCCCGCTGCCATAGCGGGCCCATGCTTTCCGACTTCAAGCCCCATGTACTGGGCGCTCCCGACAACGAAAAACTGCCGGCACCCGACTCCGGCATACAACGCAGCTATGGTTTCCGAACGCCCACACTTCGCAACCTGCGGTTCACCCGGCCTTACCTGCATAGCGGCAAGCTGCAAACCCTCAACGAAGTGTTGTTTTTCTACGAAGACCTTCATGGCAAGCCTTTGCGCAACCCGCATGTAGACCGCTCACAGCTCGATCCATTGGCTGCGGCGGTGCGGCTGGAGTTCAAAGACATTAATACCATCGTGGAATTCCTCAATACGTTGAACGATCCCAACTACGACAAAAAAGTGCCCGCATCCGTGCCCAGCGGGTTACCGGTGGGTGGAAATATAAAATGA
- a CDS encoding pYEATS domain-containing protein — protein sequence MEQFYGNYTYGHFLLAGYAAVPALLTPDLLYKLWQNFNTYQWSARSVTIHRIAVADLLLSPLCREIGYELYEMHPDIRLAFLQWLKAETATEAKRARQFAPIETLSAFLNEYYIQPNPIGNIWGDQYLELQQMDVLSYTQPARVAGLLKSRIREAARSGSETSLLRAIDFFTKTHKRLELILPDSERDALQLYEQQSRWLEAGRALVQQNMERFTSLLDNREGLEDWLSAEQEEGAIAVKVEREVAQQLKDTGPQPMLKALIVSGETEDKSDRTRNDAALLEDCLRDILPASQLQVTSLPAGEGDKQKVLTALNQLAESAAADDQVLIYFSCHCRRSYLDDDMELVFDPANRKSFMSHAGNGLNEVEMRVVLSDFRSREVILVLEAPYSGSPSWMNSNDKDSCAVITSCAIDQEPYKNEQTQIDDKSYSYFTYELVRQLKRKQGEGSIRWLFNQVVKGLEAMPQVRKQYGDAKWDIRRKHAPQIFASQRMLDASLIPGSRQTVGLQSGLQKAGFYHKGVDGMMDGELERAILRFRRVFLNGREAGNSEVLEKLESFNNNTFNNTLRGAVFLLVFSDPHKSLKEMEREKVAVMETLNDLTEKAGIELLILDDPDITQLSRTLDSEIYRGRIELFYYSGQDEEGDMVLADGTLRTANFLALLEFQRDLQVLILNTCRASHLAAWAAQMTGALALGGEGVIRDDYGATFAIDFFRRLAEGRSPDEYAEFRRGWFADSNGSKSEGLLRAYQVPWANHEYRWFRGKPDEKIEMKAAPPAPKILAVCWGISALPLRGRTRMSYPANNVGVFADWLKNYSEVLDMDLDISIDPAATRAEAIKAMQPFEHANDGDTCILFYSGICLKTGYGTASLYDVMFSDDTHSGLAAAGYENSLWGWLNRYLGNRKVNLTIIIDAHANPGFGFEAQGRMGLPDDSPVNLVMLEKEVRPSDEVLTRNDFFTSLMDSLRENATDLTYAQLLQRLKLKTAEMGDAIKINLTGNRKDCSDYVLFTSNPKTEKDYEISFNQKQESWIVNAGSNLGIRPSLNFMRTIFRTDAGQEMFVTNVEPGFSFVQGEGSLAREERYPAALIQNALPKVKLAFDMDKESMMYQRLIDAIHRHEIYYIDIVENERDAKYLVRTMEARYYLVRNDLSVEQQPVFDYQISTYEFIKQLEYIAQWTAMLELDNTQSTIERDWVEVKLETFVDGEYKDYTSDKHPSGVLVDPESLVLNYVNGHQPAFRCSLVSTIDGSGRELYVNALYLSSEFGIHGFLGNGESRLLSGETNTLSMDMGRRVSDVISVIIPSELKSRNVRSLYDYIKIFISQVPITLNSLEQDALEYNKETTRGIREVKAEKRQTVRLPGRDWTSITIPINVRLEEAPESFQERVQKLYKERRITVEDDLQKNRWGGKSTNNGWVLTANVEKKLAPGLYNVRIFVDSVEGTKSAKEIAIFLHDSFNDEIWYEKLEENRAETRVTAYEAFTVGAFISDGTMLELDLNDVQGLPSGFYYRDVTNKFMYSVLELYKDRPVHVPDDLQKGRWGGENIVNNKQLTATVKDPLIPLSGYYKVKLKITSTTDEPLTGDVAFFLHNSFTKEIRFRRAVNGEAQVSISAYEAFVVGAITEDGTMLELDLNKISGAPKGFYYQDDDGPAKK from the coding sequence GTGGAACAGTTTTATGGTAATTATACCTACGGCCATTTCCTGCTGGCGGGATATGCGGCCGTTCCGGCGTTACTGACGCCCGACCTGTTATACAAGCTCTGGCAGAATTTCAATACCTATCAATGGAGCGCGCGGTCGGTAACCATCCATCGCATCGCCGTGGCTGATCTCCTGCTGTCGCCACTTTGCCGGGAAATCGGGTACGAATTGTATGAGATGCATCCCGACATCCGCCTGGCTTTCCTGCAGTGGCTGAAAGCCGAAACCGCCACGGAAGCCAAGCGCGCCCGGCAATTTGCCCCTATTGAAACGCTGAGTGCGTTTTTGAACGAGTATTATATCCAGCCCAACCCGATCGGCAATATCTGGGGAGATCAATACCTGGAGCTTCAGCAGATGGATGTGCTTTCCTACACGCAGCCTGCTCGGGTGGCGGGTTTGCTGAAAAGCAGGATACGGGAAGCGGCCCGTTCCGGGAGCGAAACGTCACTGTTGCGGGCGATCGATTTCTTTACCAAAACGCATAAGCGGCTGGAGTTGATTTTGCCAGATTCCGAACGGGATGCGCTGCAACTTTATGAGCAGCAAAGCCGCTGGCTGGAGGCGGGAAGGGCGCTGGTGCAGCAGAACATGGAACGTTTCACTTCCTTGCTGGATAACCGGGAAGGGCTGGAAGACTGGCTTTCTGCGGAACAGGAGGAAGGCGCGATCGCCGTGAAAGTGGAACGCGAAGTAGCGCAGCAACTGAAGGATACGGGCCCGCAGCCGATGTTGAAAGCGTTGATCGTTTCGGGAGAAACCGAGGATAAAAGCGATCGCACACGGAATGATGCGGCGCTGTTGGAAGATTGCCTCCGGGATATATTGCCCGCTTCGCAATTGCAGGTAACGTCCCTGCCGGCAGGTGAAGGGGATAAACAAAAGGTATTGACCGCGCTGAACCAGTTGGCGGAATCGGCGGCAGCAGATGATCAGGTGCTGATTTACTTTTCCTGCCATTGTCGAAGAAGCTATTTAGACGATGACATGGAGTTGGTGTTTGATCCGGCTAATAGAAAATCCTTTATGAGTCATGCCGGAAACGGCCTCAATGAGGTTGAAATGCGCGTCGTGTTGAGTGATTTCAGGAGCAGGGAAGTAATATTGGTACTGGAGGCGCCTTATTCAGGTTCACCCAGTTGGATGAACAGCAATGATAAAGACAGCTGCGCGGTCATAACCAGTTGCGCGATCGACCAGGAGCCCTACAAGAATGAGCAAACACAGATCGACGATAAGTCCTATTCATATTTTACCTACGAGCTTGTACGGCAACTTAAACGAAAGCAGGGGGAAGGGAGCATTCGCTGGCTTTTTAACCAGGTAGTAAAGGGTTTGGAAGCCATGCCCCAGGTCCGGAAGCAATACGGTGACGCCAAATGGGACATCCGCAGGAAGCATGCCCCGCAGATATTCGCGTCGCAGCGGATGCTGGATGCGTCGCTGATTCCCGGTTCGCGTCAAACTGTTGGTTTGCAGTCAGGTTTGCAAAAAGCCGGTTTTTATCATAAAGGGGTGGACGGAATGATGGATGGTGAGCTCGAACGCGCTATACTGCGGTTCAGGCGCGTCTTTCTGAATGGTAGGGAAGCTGGTAATTCTGAAGTGCTGGAAAAGCTGGAATCCTTCAATAATAATACATTTAATAATACTTTGCGCGGGGCGGTTTTTTTGCTGGTTTTCTCAGATCCGCATAAAAGCCTGAAGGAAATGGAACGTGAGAAAGTTGCGGTCATGGAAACGTTGAATGATCTTACTGAAAAAGCCGGCATCGAGCTGCTCATTCTCGATGATCCAGATATTACCCAGTTGTCCCGGACGCTCGATTCGGAAATTTACCGCGGGCGGATCGAACTTTTTTATTATTCGGGTCAGGATGAAGAAGGGGATATGGTGTTGGCGGATGGTACACTTCGCACGGCTAATTTTCTGGCGTTGCTGGAGTTTCAGCGGGATTTGCAGGTATTGATCCTGAATACCTGCCGGGCCAGCCACCTTGCGGCCTGGGCCGCGCAAATGACCGGCGCGCTTGCGCTCGGAGGTGAAGGGGTTATCAGGGACGATTACGGTGCCACTTTTGCGATCGATTTTTTCCGCAGGCTCGCTGAAGGTAGAAGCCCAGACGAATATGCCGAATTCAGGCGAGGATGGTTTGCGGACTCGAACGGAAGTAAAAGTGAAGGATTATTACGCGCTTATCAGGTGCCCTGGGCAAACCATGAATACCGTTGGTTCCGCGGGAAACCTGATGAAAAAATTGAGATGAAAGCAGCGCCCCCCGCGCCGAAGATCCTGGCAGTATGCTGGGGCATCAGCGCCTTGCCGTTGAGGGGGCGTACCAGGATGTCGTATCCCGCCAACAACGTCGGTGTATTTGCCGACTGGCTGAAAAATTACAGCGAAGTGCTGGATATGGACTTGGATATCAGCATCGATCCCGCGGCCACGCGCGCCGAAGCCATAAAGGCCATGCAGCCATTTGAGCATGCGAACGACGGGGATACCTGTATTTTGTTCTACTCCGGCATTTGCCTCAAAACTGGCTATGGTACAGCATCCCTGTATGATGTCATGTTCAGCGATGATACCCATTCCGGGCTTGCCGCCGCCGGATATGAAAACAGTCTTTGGGGTTGGCTGAACCGCTATTTGGGGAACCGGAAAGTAAATCTCACCATCATCATCGATGCGCACGCGAACCCGGGTTTCGGTTTCGAAGCGCAGGGGCGGATGGGATTGCCGGACGATAGTCCTGTGAATTTGGTGATGTTGGAAAAGGAGGTACGACCCAGCGACGAGGTGCTGACGCGGAACGACTTTTTCACCAGCCTGATGGATTCCCTCCGCGAAAACGCCACAGACCTTACCTACGCGCAATTGCTCCAGCGGCTGAAATTGAAAACTGCCGAAATGGGGGATGCGATAAAAATCAACCTGACCGGAAACCGGAAAGATTGTTCGGACTACGTTTTGTTTACCAGCAACCCCAAAACGGAAAAAGACTACGAGATCAGTTTCAACCAAAAGCAGGAAAGCTGGATCGTGAATGCCGGTTCGAACCTTGGCATCCGGCCGTCGTTGAATTTTATGAGAACGATTTTCAGGACAGATGCCGGTCAGGAAATGTTTGTAACAAACGTGGAGCCGGGTTTTTCGTTCGTTCAGGGAGAGGGAAGCCTCGCGCGGGAGGAACGTTATCCTGCGGCGCTCATCCAGAATGCGCTACCTAAAGTAAAGCTGGCATTCGATATGGATAAGGAAAGCATGATGTATCAAAGGTTGATAGATGCTATCCACAGGCATGAAATTTATTACATCGACATCGTGGAAAATGAACGTGATGCGAAATACCTGGTCAGGACGATGGAAGCAAGGTATTACCTGGTACGGAACGATCTGTCAGTGGAGCAACAACCGGTTTTCGATTACCAGATCAGTACATATGAATTCATCAAGCAACTGGAGTATATCGCGCAATGGACGGCTATGCTGGAGCTGGACAATACGCAGTCAACGATCGAAAGGGACTGGGTGGAAGTAAAACTTGAGACATTTGTGGATGGTGAATATAAAGATTATACATCCGATAAACATCCTTCCGGTGTTTTGGTAGATCCGGAGTCACTGGTTTTGAATTACGTCAATGGACATCAACCGGCATTCAGATGCAGCTTGGTTTCAACGATTGATGGGTCGGGGCGGGAATTATACGTAAATGCCCTTTATCTCAGTTCGGAGTTTGGTATACATGGTTTTTTGGGAAACGGCGAAAGTCGGCTGTTGTCAGGTGAAACAAACACTTTGAGTATGGATATGGGCCGGCGTGTTTCGGATGTAATAAGCGTTATTATCCCAAGTGAATTGAAGAGTAGAAATGTCAGATCGCTATATGATTACATCAAAATTTTTATCTCGCAGGTCCCGATCACTTTGAATTCCCTCGAGCAGGACGCGCTGGAATATAATAAGGAGACAACGCGTGGGATACGGGAAGTAAAAGCCGAAAAACGGCAAACGGTACGACTGCCCGGCCGCGATTGGACATCCATCACCATCCCCATTAACGTCAGGCTGGAAGAAGCCCCCGAGTCGTTCCAGGAACGGGTGCAGAAATTATACAAGGAGCGCCGCATAACGGTGGAAGACGATCTGCAAAAGAACCGCTGGGGTGGCAAATCTACGAACAATGGTTGGGTGTTAACAGCCAATGTAGAAAAGAAGCTCGCACCTGGATTATATAATGTCCGCATTTTTGTAGACAGCGTGGAGGGCACCAAATCGGCGAAGGAAATCGCGATATTTCTCCACGATTCATTTAACGACGAAATCTGGTATGAAAAGTTGGAGGAAAACCGGGCCGAAACAAGGGTAACCGCTTACGAAGCATTTACTGTCGGCGCATTTATCAGCGACGGTACCATGCTGGAGCTCGACCTGAACGATGTGCAGGGTTTGCCGTCAGGGTTTTATTACCGGGATGTTACCAATAAGTTTATGTATTCGGTGTTGGAACTCTACAAAGACCGCCCTGTACATGTGCCCGACGATCTACAGAAAGGCCGCTGGGGAGGAGAAAACATCGTCAACAACAAACAATTGACCGCCACTGTGAAAGACCCGCTGATCCCGCTTTCCGGGTACTATAAGGTAAAATTAAAAATCACTTCCACTACCGATGAACCACTAACAGGCGACGTCGCGTTTTTCCTCCACAATTCCTTCACGAAAGAAATCAGGTTCCGCAGGGCGGTGAACGGCGAGGCACAGGTGAGCATATCAGCTTACGAAGCCTTCGTGGTAGGGGCTATTACGGAAGATGGAACCATGCTGGAACTGGATCTCAACAAAATATCCGGCGCCCCCAAGGGATTTTACTACCAGGATGATGACGGCCCGGCAAAGAAATAG
- a CDS encoding O-antigen ligase family protein, translated as MNRKLIVALELGYVASVFILCMWYALYKYTFSFNYQQIPEGGHYLALPVIAGSTALSAAYAAIRHAKSRFMPVDGLVMLALVVFGALLATGSGWYNLHNEVWVNTFCALSIYLFLRLGGPFAFRKVVIPIILLFFLLELCVGYAMLFINFGAERLPLLITGHLENSGLYAIYLVLHFPLVHYWASVNIKSGRAKLGLQAVVIAAASVLVLIVQSRAAMIGAACYGILLLMDVPFCRKHRKKILLASAVVLLLLAAGLIFLKPGSAFGRFIIWKISLGHWQEYIWTGIGYGRFPVAYPSWQIGYFESLPVSAISEVLSADEVYVAYNEPLQWLTETGLPGLVVLLYGIWRLLSHQHERQADLPRQLQSTLLILLATSLFSYPLHVNAILILVSAIMAGLAPLTFRKYKLPGLRWGKICLAALLLAVTIISTDTYRVVKHWNGLQEDITITEKERVAAYDRLYPVLKYNPHFLLDYGILLLSQQDERAVGILEESKSRLITVAVLNALTQAYESRGNMQAAISNAAALACFVPYKFTYRKNLMDLYLKAGFPEKARETARSIIAMPVKKDDETVVNIKRVAGSLLE; from the coding sequence TTGAACCGGAAACTGATTGTAGCCCTGGAACTGGGATACGTTGCCAGTGTATTTATACTTTGCATGTGGTATGCATTGTATAAATACACTTTTTCCTTCAACTACCAGCAGATACCGGAGGGCGGGCACTACCTCGCGCTGCCGGTCATCGCTGGTTCAACGGCTTTATCCGCAGCCTATGCGGCGATCAGGCATGCGAAATCGCGGTTCATGCCCGTTGATGGCCTTGTGATGCTGGCGCTCGTTGTCTTCGGGGCGCTGCTGGCAACCGGCAGCGGATGGTACAACCTGCATAACGAAGTTTGGGTCAACACCTTTTGTGCGCTGTCGATTTACCTGTTCCTCCGGCTGGGTGGACCATTCGCATTTCGCAAAGTCGTAATTCCCATTATCCTGCTGTTTTTCCTGCTTGAGTTATGCGTTGGATACGCCATGCTGTTCATCAACTTTGGCGCCGAACGTTTGCCCCTGCTGATCACGGGGCACCTGGAAAATTCGGGGCTGTACGCCATTTACCTGGTGCTGCATTTCCCGCTCGTCCATTATTGGGCATCCGTCAATATAAAAAGCGGGCGGGCGAAACTGGGGTTACAGGCGGTGGTCATTGCCGCGGCAAGCGTACTGGTTTTGATCGTACAGTCGCGGGCGGCGATGATCGGTGCGGCATGTTATGGCATCCTGCTGTTGATGGATGTGCCCTTTTGCCGGAAGCACAGGAAAAAGATTTTATTGGCAAGTGCCGTGGTGCTGCTTCTACTCGCGGCAGGGCTCATCTTTCTGAAGCCGGGCTCCGCTTTCGGGCGGTTCATTATCTGGAAAATCTCGTTGGGGCATTGGCAGGAATATATCTGGACGGGTATTGGATATGGCCGGTTTCCCGTTGCTTACCCTTCGTGGCAGATCGGTTATTTCGAATCGCTGCCGGTGTCGGCGATATCGGAGGTATTGTCGGCGGATGAGGTATATGTCGCCTATAACGAGCCGTTGCAATGGCTGACGGAAACCGGGCTGCCGGGGCTCGTAGTACTGCTGTACGGCATTTGGCGCCTGTTGTCCCATCAACACGAACGGCAGGCGGATCTTCCCCGCCAACTGCAGTCCACGCTGCTGATCCTGCTGGCGACGAGCCTGTTCTCCTACCCCCTGCACGTGAATGCTATTCTGATATTGGTATCGGCGATCATGGCTGGTCTTGCTCCACTTACGTTCCGAAAATACAAGCTGCCGGGTTTGCGATGGGGGAAAATCTGCCTGGCCGCCTTGCTATTGGCGGTAACGATCATTTCCACAGACACCTACCGGGTTGTAAAGCACTGGAACGGGTTGCAGGAAGATATCACGATCACCGAAAAAGAACGGGTTGCCGCTTACGACCGGCTTTACCCGGTGTTGAAATACAACCCGCATTTCCTGCTCGACTACGGCATTTTGCTACTCTCCCAACAGGATGAAAGGGCGGTGGGAATATTGGAAGAAAGTAAAAGCCGGTTGATCACTGTCGCCGTGCTGAACGCCCTGACGCAGGCATATGAAAGCCGCGGGAACATGCAAGCAGCCATCTCCAACGCTGCCGCGCTGGCCTGTTTCGTGCCCTACAAGTTTACCTACCGGAAAAATCTGATGGACTTGTACCTCAAAGCCGGTTTCCCCGAAAAAGCCCGGGAAACGGCCAGGTCGATCATTGCCATGCCGGTCAAAAAGGACGATGAAACGGTGGTGAATATCAAAAGGGTCGCGGGTTCCCTGCTGGAATGA
- a CDS encoding caspase family protein, with translation MKPLTTPVKDAARLVELLLDRYTFERPEHPPAALDGMPGVIPYNTTEVKCLYNDRATRREIGEHLKALSKVVTADDHLLIYFAGHGDNIPGVDVGNIMPYEADVSFADTWYGFNDLFQRFGNYIGQQKIRNLLLILDCCCGGAVLGGASVSHPTMHYSRYAATAAANLELAMDAAFDGSPFTSVLCNLLTRNTAPEFYLNEKELRTEVKHLIERWANENGVAGFTQTPQYRPLNECGKSEFAFRRKYPDVPPVEVLTEIFIKHLNFETQKEELRRQYRKGNRKDLIVITTICDNLNVQRMQGKVLLEKLKMAMYFNFRDFVQISVEPDKLDNDIWKTLAANTGLQQDGNLKRLCAQHICGRLLRTATGPHRPLLLYLGCSFQSAERSREMIAFCRQLQEELEQAKSEVQGNIAFNSLIVIIADTRAGTEKFFKPEDFLESLGTDRHVIVASAVEELEENLVSEWHELMCGTIHTENFRMLDISQYFITGTCRIEDFVHGVSDKLGINRDELASKLWH, from the coding sequence TTGAAACCCCTGACTACGCCCGTAAAAGACGCCGCCCGGCTCGTAGAGCTGCTGCTGGACAGGTATACCTTCGAACGCCCGGAACATCCGCCGGCGGCGCTGGACGGCATGCCCGGCGTTATACCCTACAATACCACCGAAGTCAAATGCCTGTACAACGATAGGGCCACCCGCCGCGAGATCGGGGAGCATTTGAAGGCATTGTCGAAGGTAGTGACGGCAGACGATCATTTGCTGATTTACTTCGCGGGGCATGGCGACAATATCCCGGGCGTGGATGTTGGCAACATCATGCCCTATGAAGCCGACGTCAGTTTTGCGGATACCTGGTATGGGTTTAACGACCTCTTTCAGCGGTTTGGCAATTACATCGGCCAGCAGAAAATCCGCAACCTCCTGTTGATCCTCGATTGCTGCTGTGGCGGCGCTGTGCTGGGAGGGGCGAGCGTCAGTCATCCGACTATGCACTATTCCCGCTACGCCGCAACTGCTGCTGCCAACCTGGAATTGGCGATGGATGCGGCTTTTGACGGCAGCCCATTCACCAGCGTGCTCTGCAATTTGCTGACGAGGAATACGGCGCCCGAGTTTTATCTCAATGAAAAGGAGCTGCGGACGGAAGTGAAGCACCTGATCGAAAGGTGGGCGAACGAAAATGGCGTGGCAGGATTCACGCAAACGCCGCAATACCGCCCCCTGAACGAATGCGGGAAATCGGAATTCGCCTTCCGGCGGAAGTATCCGGATGTACCGCCGGTGGAGGTACTCACCGAAATTTTTATCAAACACCTCAATTTCGAGACGCAGAAGGAAGAGCTGCGCAGGCAATACCGGAAAGGAAACCGGAAAGATCTGATCGTTATCACCACGATCTGCGACAACCTCAACGTACAACGGATGCAGGGAAAGGTACTCCTGGAGAAATTGAAAATGGCCATGTATTTTAATTTCCGGGATTTTGTACAGATTTCGGTGGAACCGGATAAGCTGGACAACGATATCTGGAAAACACTGGCCGCCAATACCGGCCTGCAACAAGACGGGAACCTGAAGCGGCTGTGCGCCCAGCATATCTGCGGCAGGCTGCTCCGCACGGCAACGGGGCCCCACAGGCCGTTGTTGCTCTATCTCGGCTGCAGTTTCCAATCGGCCGAAAGGAGCCGGGAAATGATCGCCTTCTGCCGGCAATTACAGGAAGAGCTGGAACAGGCCAAATCCGAAGTGCAGGGAAACATCGCGTTCAACAGCCTCATCGTCATCATTGCGGACACGCGGGCGGGAACGGAAAAGTTTTTCAAACCGGAAGATTTCCTGGAATCCCTGGGAACAGACCGGCATGTTATTGTGGCCAGTGCCGTGGAAGAGCTGGAAGAGAACCTGGTAAGCGAGTGGCACGAGCTCATGTGCGGCACCATCCATACAGAGAATTTCAGAATGCTGGATATCAGTCAATATTTCATCACCGGTACCTGCAGGATCGAGGATTTCGTGCACGGGGTATCGGATAAGCTCGGTATCAACCGCGATGAACTGGCGAGCAAACTATGGCATTAA
- a CDS encoding MoxR family ATPase, with protein sequence MANNHITIKPFPTEDPEFPFVSDKFISKDAAGNRYIGTVEPLCPVREFRYDGATRTGWFAPPDGGDGGEKLVKGKPIAAYIADENLKEIVRLVQILRRPILLKGEPGSGKTQLAKSVAFDWYGDHYKEHFFEWQVKSTSRAIDGLYHFDHVARLRDAQLSKNGSDVEKEDMTKYRTFGPLAKAFLTSTAEAPSILLIDEIDKADIDFPNDLLLELDEGRFTIPESETGEVIEARYPPIIFITSNDERELPEAFLRRCLFMYIRFPSDEQVVRIIDAHIPGLVKNQRSFVDKAISVFHSLRQRIAENPADNKRVSTSELLDWLLAYNYDVNNGHISDPEKDLDQLPLYYQALLKTQAAVQREKKLEERQSKATDSTIP encoded by the coding sequence ATGGCAAATAATCACATTACAATCAAACCTTTCCCGACCGAAGATCCGGAGTTTCCGTTCGTTTCCGATAAATTCATTTCCAAGGATGCAGCAGGCAATCGATACATCGGCACGGTGGAACCGCTCTGTCCCGTCAGGGAATTCAGGTACGACGGTGCCACCCGCACGGGCTGGTTTGCGCCCCCGGATGGTGGCGACGGCGGGGAGAAACTGGTGAAAGGCAAGCCGATCGCCGCCTACATCGCAGATGAAAACCTGAAGGAGATCGTGCGCCTCGTGCAGATCCTCCGGAGGCCCATTTTGTTGAAAGGGGAACCCGGGAGCGGAAAGACCCAGCTCGCCAAATCCGTTGCGTTTGACTGGTATGGCGACCACTACAAGGAACATTTTTTCGAATGGCAGGTGAAATCCACCTCCCGCGCCATAGACGGCCTGTATCATTTCGATCACGTGGCCCGGCTGAGGGATGCGCAGCTGTCCAAAAACGGCTCGGATGTCGAAAAAGAGGACATGACGAAATACCGGACGTTCGGCCCCCTGGCGAAAGCTTTCCTCACTTCCACGGCAGAAGCGCCGTCCATTTTGCTCATCGATGAAATCGACAAGGCGGATATCGATTTCCCGAACGATCTGTTGCTGGAGCTGGACGAAGGCCGGTTCACCATTCCCGAATCCGAAACGGGCGAAGTGATCGAAGCCCGCTATCCACCGATCATTTTCATCACCAGCAACGACGAGCGCGAATTGCCCGAAGCTTTCCTGCGGAGGTGCCTGTTCATGTACATCCGGTTCCCTTCAGACGAGCAGGTGGTCCGCATCATCGACGCGCACATCCCCGGGCTCGTGAAAAACCAGCGATCGTTCGTCGATAAAGCCATTTCCGTGTTTCATTCCCTCCGGCAGCGCATCGCAGAAAACCCGGCAGACAATAAGCGCGTTTCCACCAGCGAACTGCTGGATTGGCTCCTGGCTTACAATTACGATGTCAATAATGGGCATATCAGCGATCCGGAAAAAGACCTCGACCAACTGCCGTTATATTACCAGGCCCTGCTGAAAACACAGGCCGCCGTTCAGCGGGAGAAGAAGCTGGAGGAAAGGCAATCCAAGGCAACAGACAGTACAATACCCTGA